A segment of the Butyrivibrio fibrisolvens genome:
TCACAAGCGATTCGTTACCAAAGCTGTAAATTGCCAGAAGGGCATTCTGGCGCAGATATACTGAATCTTTGCTAAGATAGGTGAGCATTGTCTTTGCAAAGTAAGAGTTATGCTCCTTGTCCGTTATCTGGAAGGTTGATAAAGTGTAGGCAAAAAAGCTCTTGAGATCGTCTGATGCACCGCCAAATAGTGAACATAAAGCACGTTCGTTTTTGTATAAGATACAGAAAGCAGAAGAAAGATACTCCACAGATTCAAAGGATACATCTGCAAAAGCAGCAAGGCTTTCAGGATTTAGAAAAAGGCGAAGAAGTCCGGAAGGAACAGTTCCATCACTATTTTCATATTTTTTGAGGATAATGCGCCATCTTTGATGACGTCTTGCGCTTTTTCTGGCAAGTAAAGTCTTGTTACCGGATGTCCATTCGTTAAGAATAAGGCCTGCTGCAATTAGTCCTATACTTACGATGGTTATGATCATAGCAAGTAAAGTCATAAGACCTCCTTATATACAGATCATCAAAAAAAGTGGAAACTGATTTAAAAATAATGGTGTAAACAACATTAATTATCGGAATTTTGAACACATTTTATTATATCTATTGTATTATATATATTGTAGGATAATCATCCAGTGTTCTGCCTAGATAATAATAGTAGGAGGTATTATGAGAAGAAGATTTTTTATGCCTGTTCTTATGAGTCTGACGCTTGCTCTTTCTGCATGTGGTTCTTTCAATAGTTCTTTGGATGATGAAGACGAAGACATTGAAGACGAAGATGAAGACGATGATGAAGATGAAGAAGAAAATAACGCAGCTACAGAAGGCACTGACCTGGAAGATGATCAAACTCCCACAGGGTCAGGTAAAGGCACACAGAAGGCGGTTACAATTGCCAGCCATAAGGTAACTGCAGAATTTGAGGATAATGAAAATCTTACATCGACAGGATCTTACCCCGAGATCATAGTAAATGAAGATTTCATGATGGATTATCCAAAGTTTTGGGCTGCTATGACTACTTTTAGTGATAGCATTGGAGAATCTGCTGTTGAGGATATTAAGACCTTTGGATATGGAGCGCCCGGAGAAGATGAAGCTTCTTATCATTATGATATCGAAGCTGAGGTTTTAAGACTTGATGACAAGGTTTTTACAGCCAAGTTTGAAGAAGATTATGACTGGTCTTATACAGAAGATTATGATCCATACTATTATTATGTTAATTATGATATAAACACAGGTAAGAGAATCTGGTCTGATGCCTTTTTTGCCGAAAAAGAAGGACTGGCTCAGGTACTGTATGATACGGTTGTAGCTACATATCCAAGAGAAAAGGATCTTATAAATGAAACTAATGAAGAGGGCATCCCGATCGCTCTTGACTATATAACTTCCATGGTTGATTATGACTATCTTCCATGCTGTATAGTTGGAGATGAGTTAGTAATCCATTTTGGATCCTATTCCATTATGGATAATGATAATTTCTATGATATAACTATTCCTGTTGATGATCTTAAGGACTATCTGAATCCGGATTATATTGAAGATACAACAGGTAATGTAGAGGACAAGGTTGAATATACAGAAGTTATAGATGATACCTATGAAGGTAAGCTGTATATATATGAGGATGAAACACCTGAAAATGAAGAGCAGGAAGAGATCCATGTATCTACACCTGAAGAACTTGTAAATGCTATTGCTCCTAACACTCATATCATTCTTGAAAGTGGCAAATATGATATCTCTGATTACGTACTTGAGGATAATCCTGATGTAGATAACGAGTATTGGGGATATACATCATGGTGGGGCGAGTATGGAGTATGTAATGTTTACAATATGACCATCGAGGGCGAAGATCCTGATGACAGACCTGAGATAGTTATTAAGAGCGCATTCTATGATGTATTTGTACTAGATCAGTGCAGTAATATAACGCTTAATAACCTTATCATTGGACATGATGCCAAGAAAGGTGATTGCTCGGCGAATGTTCTTGCAGTAATGAATTCAAACGGAATAACAGGTAATAATCTTGATCTGTATGGATGCGGAGCATATGGACTGATGTGTATGGCCAGCAATGGTGTATATCTCTATGATTCCTGCATACATGATTGTACTTACGGAATAGTAGAACTGTTTGATGATTCATCAGATATATGCTTCTACGATTGTGATTTTATAGATAACAGAGAATATACTCTTATTGAAAACGGTTATAATATCGGATATATCTATTTTACCAATTGTAAATTTGAAGGTAATGAAGGCGATCTGTTCAGCCTTTATGCAGAACCTGATTATATTACCTTCACAGACTGCGAATTTGGTGATGAAGAAAGAGAGTTCCTTGATGAACACTTCGACATGGTCATATATTATGAAGATGGCGGAGCGGGCTGATAAAAGAAAAGCTTGTATGCATAAGTATGTATCAGGATTTATAGATTCCTGATATAGGGAATTCTATTATATGTATTAAAAAAGTGCTAGCTTGTGAAAAAACCTCCTAAGTAGATAAGAAAAAATCTTTAATCTGCTTGGGAGGTTTTGTGTTATACTTAATCGACGTGAATAATTATAAACAATAATTTTATAAAAAATCAGGGGAGGACCAAAATGATTGATTTTACTAATTCACTATGGGCGCTTCTTCCGCCGATAATTGCTATCTTACTTGCTCTTATAACCAAAGAAGTTTATTCATCACTTATGATCGGAATCATCACAGGAGGACTATTATTCGCCGGTTTTAATCCTGTAGGTGCCATGAATCATATTTTTGTAGATGGCATGATAAAACAGCTTTCTGATCCCTGGAATGTTGGTATTCTTATTTTCCTTGTGGTACTTGGAAGCATTGTCATGTTAATGAACAGGGCCGGCGGTTCAGCTGCCTTTGGAAGATGGGCAAGTACTCATGTAAAAACAAGACTTGGTGCTCAACTTGCGACAATAGCACTTGGAACGCTTATTTTTATCGATGACTATTTTAACTGTCTTACAGTTGGTTCTGTAATGCGTCCTGTAACTGATAAGCACAAGGTATCAAGAGAAAAACTTGCATATCTTATCGATGCAACAGCAGCTCCTATCTGTATCATTGCTCCTATATCCTCATGGGCAGCAGCTGTAACAGGATTCGTAGAAGGTGCTAATGGTCTTGAACTTTTTATTCGTGCGATTCCATATAACTTTTATGCATTCCTTACATTTGTAATGATGATCACTATCTCCGTAGGCAATTTTGACTATGGAAAAATGGCTCAGGCAGAGATTCAGTGCGGTATAAGCGATCATCCTGACGGAAGCCGTAAACATTCAAGT
Coding sequences within it:
- a CDS encoding right-handed parallel beta-helix repeat-containing protein, producing the protein MRRRFFMPVLMSLTLALSACGSFNSSLDDEDEDIEDEDEDDDEDEEENNAATEGTDLEDDQTPTGSGKGTQKAVTIASHKVTAEFEDNENLTSTGSYPEIIVNEDFMMDYPKFWAAMTTFSDSIGESAVEDIKTFGYGAPGEDEASYHYDIEAEVLRLDDKVFTAKFEEDYDWSYTEDYDPYYYYVNYDINTGKRIWSDAFFAEKEGLAQVLYDTVVATYPREKDLINETNEEGIPIALDYITSMVDYDYLPCCIVGDELVIHFGSYSIMDNDNFYDITIPVDDLKDYLNPDYIEDTTGNVEDKVEYTEVIDDTYEGKLYIYEDETPENEEQEEIHVSTPEELVNAIAPNTHIILESGKYDISDYVLEDNPDVDNEYWGYTSWWGEYGVCNVYNMTIEGEDPDDRPEIVIKSAFYDVFVLDQCSNITLNNLIIGHDAKKGDCSANVLAVMNSNGITGNNLDLYGCGAYGLMCMASNGVYLYDSCIHDCTYGIVELFDDSSDICFYDCDFIDNREYTLIENGYNIGYIYFTNCKFEGNEGDLFSLYAEPDYITFTDCEFGDEEREFLDEHFDMVIYYEDGGAG